The following are encoded in a window of Sinomonas cyclohexanicum genomic DNA:
- a CDS encoding 4-(cytidine 5'-diphospho)-2-C-methyl-D-erythritol kinase produces MRTPTGRGGRPRSVRVKAPGKVNVSLQVGPLRPDGYHSVASVYLAVSLFEEVTATTTSEPGVTVSLGPDSTLDLDALDIPLDERNLAVKAARLMAEVTESPTGVHLTITKRVPVAGGMGGGSADAAAALLACDALWGSGLSKEELAHVAAELGADVPFALLGGAAVGLGVGDQLSPALATSRFDWVLVPADFGLSTPRVFAELDRLREAEGISAPEPTDVEPAILAALRTGDAGGLSHLLVNDLQRAAICLAPQLRDTLGWADSHGALASIVSGSGPTIALLASDADAAADLAADLAHRGVEALAVHGPVPGARIVSDTVL; encoded by the coding sequence ATGCGCACCCCCACCGGCCGCGGCGGCCGCCCGCGATCTGTGCGGGTCAAGGCTCCCGGCAAGGTCAACGTCTCGTTGCAAGTGGGCCCGCTCCGCCCCGACGGGTATCACTCGGTGGCCAGCGTGTACCTTGCCGTGTCCCTCTTCGAGGAGGTCACGGCCACAACCACGTCCGAGCCGGGTGTCACCGTGAGCCTCGGCCCGGACAGCACGCTCGATCTCGACGCGCTCGATATCCCCCTCGACGAGCGCAACCTCGCCGTGAAGGCTGCCCGGCTCATGGCCGAGGTGACCGAGAGCCCCACCGGCGTCCACCTCACCATCACGAAGCGCGTCCCGGTGGCCGGCGGCATGGGCGGGGGATCGGCCGACGCCGCTGCGGCACTCCTCGCGTGCGATGCCCTGTGGGGCTCCGGGCTGTCCAAGGAGGAGCTCGCCCACGTCGCGGCCGAGCTCGGCGCCGACGTGCCGTTCGCGCTCCTCGGCGGGGCCGCCGTCGGGCTCGGCGTCGGCGACCAGCTCTCGCCCGCGCTCGCGACGAGCCGGTTCGACTGGGTGCTCGTGCCGGCCGACTTCGGCCTCAGCACCCCACGCGTGTTCGCCGAGCTGGACCGCCTGCGCGAGGCGGAAGGCATCAGCGCGCCCGAACCGACCGACGTCGAGCCCGCGATCCTCGCCGCGCTCCGCACCGGGGACGCGGGCGGGCTCTCCCACCTGCTCGTCAACGACCTCCAGCGCGCGGCGATTTGCCTCGCGCCGCAGCTGCGCGACACCCTCGGCTGGGCGGACTCCCACGGGGCCCTCGCCTCGATTGTCTCGGGCTCCGGGCCCACCATCGCGCTTCTTGCGTCCGACGCCGACGCTGCCGCCGACCTCGCGGCGGACCTCGCCCACCGCGGCGTCGAGGCGCTCGCCGTGCATGGTCCGGTGCCGGGGGCACGGATCGTCAGCGACACCGTCCTGTAG
- a CDS encoding AAA family ATPase produces MDGHDVGTDEHQATVSPLRAVHQAGRPEPMEAARFKSACERILASIAQVVDGQADAARLALTVLLAQGHLLVEDVPGVGKTMLAKTLARSIDCSVSRIQFTPDLLPSDVTGVSIYNQATRQFEFRPGAVFANIVIGDEINRASAKTQSALLECMEEHQVTVDGTSYALGEPFMVVATQNPIEMEGTYPLPEAQRDRFMARISMGYPDAAAEAEMLENHQSDSPLLKVEPVVDAAEIRSMTATVKDVFVSAPVKEYTVALGSATRTSERLRLGASPRAVLQLLRAAKARAALAGRDFVLPDDVAAMAPAVFTHRLVLDRRAAGSGLTAAAILHAIIESVPVPAAGAPAARRRG; encoded by the coding sequence ATGGACGGTCACGACGTCGGGACGGACGAGCACCAGGCCACGGTCAGCCCCCTGCGGGCGGTCCATCAGGCTGGCCGGCCGGAGCCCATGGAGGCGGCCCGGTTCAAGTCCGCGTGCGAGCGGATCCTGGCCTCGATCGCCCAGGTCGTCGACGGCCAGGCGGACGCCGCCCGGCTGGCCCTCACCGTGCTGCTCGCGCAGGGCCACCTGCTCGTCGAGGACGTCCCCGGGGTGGGCAAGACGATGCTCGCCAAGACCCTCGCGCGGTCCATCGACTGCTCCGTCAGCCGCATCCAGTTCACCCCGGACCTCCTGCCGAGCGATGTCACGGGCGTGTCCATCTACAACCAGGCAACGCGGCAGTTCGAGTTCCGGCCCGGCGCGGTGTTCGCCAACATCGTGATCGGGGACGAGATCAACCGGGCCTCGGCCAAGACCCAATCGGCCCTGCTCGAGTGCATGGAGGAGCACCAGGTCACGGTGGACGGCACCTCGTATGCGCTCGGGGAACCGTTCATGGTGGTGGCCACGCAGAACCCGATCGAGATGGAGGGAACCTACCCGCTGCCCGAGGCCCAGCGGGACCGCTTCATGGCGCGCATCTCGATGGGCTATCCGGACGCCGCCGCCGAGGCGGAGATGCTCGAGAACCATCAGTCGGACTCGCCGCTGCTCAAGGTGGAGCCGGTGGTCGACGCCGCTGAGATCCGCTCGATGACCGCGACCGTGAAGGACGTCTTCGTCTCCGCCCCGGTCAAGGAGTACACGGTCGCCCTCGGCAGCGCGACCCGCACGAGCGAACGTCTCCGCCTCGGGGCCAGCCCCCGTGCGGTCCTGCAGCTCCTCCGCGCGGCCAAGGCGCGCGCTGCCCTCGCCGGCCGCGACTTCGTGCTCCCGGACGACGTCGCCGCGATGGCCCCCGCAGTCTTCACCCACCGCCTGGTCCTGGACCGCCGGGCGGCCGGCAGCGGGCTCACGGCGGCGGCCATCCTCCACGCCATCATCGAGTCCGTGCCGGTCCCGGCCGCGGGGGCGCCCGCAGCACGCCGGCGGGGCTAG
- a CDS encoding ABC-F family ATP-binding cassette domain-containing protein has protein sequence MAHLLGGESLAISFGTRTVLDGVTVGLNEGDRIGIVGRNGDGKSTLMRLLAQRLTPDAGRVTKRRDVNVGYLDQSDVLDGDLTVGTAIVGDRADYEWASNAKIRDIMGGLVADVDWDAQVSSLSGGQKRRVALAKLLIEPHDVIMLDEPTNHLDVEGVAWLARHLKTRWRANEGAFLVVTHDRWFLDEVCTDTWEVHDGIVDPFEGGYAAYVLARAERDRMAAVVEGKRQNLMKKELAWLRRGAPARTSKPKFRIEAANALIADVPEPRDTVALSKMATARLGKDVIDLEGVSLAFDGADTPILDNVTLRLAPGERVGLVGVNGAGKSTLLRLLSGEIEPTSGRVKRGKTVVPAVLSQDAKELDDVADLRVVEVIQREKQSFSVGGKDLTAGQLVEQLGFTNEKQWTRVSELSGGERRRLQLLRLLVGEPNVLMLDEPTNDLDTDTLAAVEDVLDGWPGTLVVVSHDRYLLERVTDHQLALLGDGKVRGLPGGVDQYLALREEALAAAERSVVGGSASTTAAASAASGSPEAGSPAAGTQASSQAEAAPSRYSEAEKRDARKELSRIERQLTKLTSQEEKLHAQMADSAEDYARLGELNTQLQDVLGQKEELEMAWLEASEIVE, from the coding sequence GTGGCACACCTGCTCGGCGGCGAGAGCCTGGCCATCTCCTTCGGCACGCGCACGGTGCTCGACGGCGTCACGGTGGGCCTCAACGAGGGCGACCGCATCGGGATCGTGGGACGCAACGGCGACGGGAAGTCCACGCTTATGCGCCTCCTCGCCCAGCGGCTCACGCCGGACGCCGGCCGCGTCACGAAGCGCCGAGACGTCAACGTCGGCTACCTCGACCAGTCCGACGTGCTCGACGGAGACCTCACCGTGGGAACCGCGATCGTGGGCGACCGCGCGGACTACGAGTGGGCCTCGAACGCCAAGATCCGCGACATCATGGGCGGCCTCGTCGCCGACGTCGACTGGGACGCCCAGGTCTCCTCGCTCTCCGGCGGCCAGAAGCGCCGCGTGGCGCTGGCCAAGCTGCTCATCGAGCCGCACGACGTCATCATGCTCGACGAGCCCACCAACCACCTTGACGTCGAGGGCGTCGCGTGGCTCGCGCGGCACCTCAAGACCCGCTGGCGCGCCAACGAGGGTGCCTTTCTGGTCGTGACGCACGACCGCTGGTTCCTCGACGAGGTCTGCACCGACACGTGGGAGGTCCACGACGGCATCGTCGACCCGTTCGAGGGAGGCTATGCGGCGTACGTCCTTGCCCGCGCCGAGCGGGACCGGATGGCCGCCGTCGTGGAGGGCAAGCGCCAGAACCTCATGAAGAAGGAGCTCGCGTGGCTTCGCCGTGGGGCGCCTGCGCGGACCTCCAAGCCGAAGTTCCGGATCGAGGCCGCCAACGCCCTCATCGCGGACGTCCCCGAGCCCCGCGACACGGTGGCGCTGTCGAAGATGGCCACGGCCCGGCTGGGGAAGGACGTCATCGACCTCGAGGGGGTCTCGCTCGCGTTCGACGGCGCGGACACGCCGATCCTGGACAATGTCACCCTGCGCCTCGCTCCCGGCGAGCGGGTCGGCCTCGTCGGCGTCAACGGCGCCGGGAAGTCCACCCTTCTTCGTCTCCTTTCCGGCGAGATCGAGCCAACGTCGGGCCGGGTGAAGCGCGGCAAGACGGTCGTTCCGGCGGTCCTGAGCCAGGACGCCAAGGAGCTCGATGACGTCGCGGACCTGCGCGTCGTCGAGGTCATCCAGCGAGAGAAGCAGTCCTTCTCGGTCGGGGGCAAGGACCTCACGGCCGGCCAGCTCGTCGAGCAGCTCGGCTTCACGAACGAGAAGCAGTGGACCCGCGTCTCGGAGCTCTCCGGTGGCGAGCGGCGCCGACTCCAGCTCCTGCGGCTCCTTGTGGGGGAGCCCAACGTGCTCATGCTCGACGAGCCCACCAACGACCTCGACACCGACACTCTCGCGGCCGTCGAGGACGTCCTCGACGGCTGGCCCGGCACGCTCGTGGTTGTGAGCCACGATCGCTACCTCCTCGAACGCGTCACCGACCACCAGCTCGCCCTCTTGGGCGATGGCAAGGTCCGCGGCCTCCCCGGTGGAGTCGACCAGTACCTTGCCCTGCGCGAGGAAGCGCTCGCCGCCGCGGAGCGGTCCGTCGTTGGCGGCTCGGCGAGCACGACGGCGGCCGCCTCCGCGGCGTCCGGCTCCCCTGAGGCGGGCTCTCCCGCGGCGGGCACGCAGGCCTCCTCGCAGGCCGAGGCTGCGCCGTCGCGGTACAGCGAGGCAGAGAAGCGCGACGCCCGGAAGGAGCTCTCCCGGATCGAGCGCCAGCTCACGAAGCTGACTTCTCAGGAGGAGAAGCTCCACGCGCAGATGGCCGACTCCGCCGAGGACTACGCCCGCCTGGGCGAGCTCAACACCCAGCTCCAGGACGTCCTGGGGCAGAAGGAGGAGCTCGAGATGGCCTGGCTCGAGGCGTCCGAGATCGTCGAGTAG
- a CDS encoding VanZ family protein, which translates to MAIFAVFALYAAFLLKLLLFSRAPGSERSINLIPFASIAEYAFNHSHGIEKVAFANVVGNILIFIPLGVYASWLRHRAAAWLTLLTVASVSVAVEILQGVFAVGASDIDDVILNCAGGLLGMLAFWLLSAILRERSRVRTAMALLSLLSMPVWCYLLFVIRLHM; encoded by the coding sequence GTGGCCATCTTCGCCGTCTTCGCCCTTTACGCGGCTTTCCTGCTGAAGCTGCTTCTCTTCTCCCGTGCCCCGGGCTCGGAGAGATCGATCAACCTCATCCCGTTCGCGAGTATCGCCGAGTATGCGTTCAACCACTCTCACGGGATCGAGAAAGTGGCGTTCGCCAACGTCGTCGGGAACATCCTGATCTTCATCCCGCTCGGAGTCTACGCATCGTGGCTCCGGCATCGTGCGGCCGCATGGCTGACCTTGCTCACGGTCGCCTCGGTCAGTGTCGCCGTAGAGATCCTCCAGGGCGTGTTCGCGGTTGGAGCATCGGACATCGACGACGTGATCCTGAACTGCGCCGGAGGACTCCTGGGGATGCTCGCCTTCTGGCTGCTGTCCGCGATCCTGCGTGAGCGATCCCGAGTGCGGACTGCGATGGCACTGCTGTCACTGCTTTCGATGCCCGTCTGGTGCTACCTCTTGTTCGTCATCCGACTGCACATGTGA
- a CDS encoding DUF58 domain-containing protein, with product MARAAARTDWQGTLTPRGWGFVGAAAVVLVTAQVMGRRDLLHLAVFLALIPAAALVSNLLIRPSMTVRREPRPDVVEAGHLTEIALSLNHSGLLSGRMSMAEQLPPTLGTGPTFVYPGRSISRDGASHYRYELACPRRGLFELGPVEARHTDPFGLAERHSRLGSTARLTVTPAAVPLAASVLSGVRGAEGSVAARIQSNPSDDDVMTREYRHGDPMRRVHWAATARHGELMVRQEESAVSPEATLVVDLRRPAFPLPGHEDPEGHDSPAFEWAVTAVMSIAAHLNDLGYSLRLLEPGGGLALAHSASAPEPDSPDYAGRDGIAMVAEGLAAIAPLETPAGTDGFSDSLLDRLEGHRHRGPIVAVLGRTTRQEAHQLASAAGFAERAIALVVTSRAGTSREAVEVLRDGGWLTVEATPRSSIAHLWAALTASTVPKGRADEGTARGGRTARSTA from the coding sequence GTGGCCAGGGCGGCAGCCCGGACTGACTGGCAGGGCACGCTCACGCCCCGCGGCTGGGGGTTCGTGGGCGCCGCGGCCGTGGTCCTCGTCACAGCCCAGGTGATGGGCCGCAGGGACCTCCTGCACCTGGCCGTCTTCCTCGCCCTCATCCCGGCGGCGGCGCTCGTCTCCAACCTGCTGATCCGCCCCTCGATGACGGTGCGGCGCGAGCCACGGCCGGACGTGGTCGAGGCAGGCCACCTCACCGAGATCGCCCTGAGCCTGAACCACAGCGGACTCCTGTCGGGGCGCATGTCCATGGCCGAGCAGCTTCCGCCCACGCTTGGAACCGGACCCACCTTCGTCTACCCGGGACGGTCAATCTCCCGCGACGGCGCGAGCCACTACCGCTACGAGCTCGCCTGCCCGCGGCGCGGCCTCTTCGAACTCGGCCCCGTCGAGGCCCGCCACACCGATCCCTTCGGCCTCGCGGAGCGCCACAGCCGCCTCGGGTCGACGGCGCGCCTCACGGTGACCCCCGCGGCCGTGCCGCTGGCCGCCTCGGTGCTCTCCGGTGTGCGCGGCGCCGAGGGATCCGTCGCCGCACGGATCCAGTCGAATCCGAGCGACGACGACGTCATGACGCGCGAGTACCGCCACGGCGACCCCATGCGGCGCGTCCACTGGGCCGCGACGGCACGCCACGGCGAGCTCATGGTCCGGCAGGAGGAGTCGGCCGTCTCACCCGAGGCGACCCTGGTCGTGGACCTCCGGCGCCCGGCGTTCCCGCTGCCCGGGCACGAGGATCCCGAGGGCCACGATTCCCCGGCGTTCGAGTGGGCCGTCACGGCCGTCATGTCCATCGCCGCACACCTGAACGACCTCGGCTACTCGCTCCGGCTCCTCGAGCCCGGCGGCGGGCTCGCGCTCGCGCACTCGGCCTCCGCGCCCGAGCCGGACAGCCCCGACTACGCGGGCCGCGACGGGATCGCCATGGTGGCCGAGGGCCTCGCGGCCATCGCCCCGCTCGAGACCCCTGCGGGGACCGACGGCTTCAGCGACAGCCTCCTGGACCGGCTCGAGGGCCACCGGCACCGCGGTCCGATCGTGGCGGTGCTCGGGCGGACCACCCGGCAGGAGGCCCACCAGCTCGCCTCCGCCGCGGGCTTCGCCGAGCGGGCGATCGCCCTCGTCGTGACATCGCGCGCGGGCACGTCCCGCGAGGCGGTGGAAGTGCTGCGCGACGGCGGGTGGCTCACTGTCGAGGCCACGCCCCGCTCGTCGATCGCGCACCTCTGGGCAGCCCTGACAGCGAGCACGGTCCCGAAGGGCCG
- the rsmA gene encoding 16S rRNA (adenine(1518)-N(6)/adenine(1519)-N(6))-dimethyltransferase RsmA codes for MTEAPGTRPLLGAADIRALAGELGIRPTKTLGQNFVIDGNTIRRIVSAAHLDPSETVLEVGPGLGSLTLGLLDAAARVVAVEIDPVLAGKLPATVKRWRPDAVGRFDLVLSDALKVTELPQEPTAIVANLPYNVAVPVVLHLLEHFDSLRHGLVMVQDEVADRLAAAPGSKIYGVPSVKAAWYGTMRKAGVIGMNVFWPAPKISSGLVAFARTEPPATTARREEVFAVIDAAFAQRRKTLRAALSGWAGSGAAAERILRAADVDPQARGEVLGVADFARIAEQRDVQQENAEQGTVR; via the coding sequence GTGACTGAAGCCCCCGGAACCCGCCCACTCCTCGGCGCCGCGGACATCCGCGCACTCGCGGGGGAGCTCGGGATCCGGCCCACCAAGACGCTCGGGCAGAACTTCGTGATCGACGGCAACACGATCCGCCGCATCGTCTCCGCCGCCCACCTCGACCCGTCCGAGACGGTGCTCGAGGTCGGCCCCGGGCTCGGCTCGCTCACGCTCGGCCTCCTCGACGCGGCCGCACGCGTCGTGGCGGTCGAGATCGACCCCGTCCTGGCGGGGAAGCTCCCGGCGACCGTGAAGCGGTGGCGACCGGACGCCGTCGGCCGCTTCGACCTGGTGCTCTCCGACGCGCTCAAGGTGACCGAGCTGCCACAGGAGCCCACGGCGATCGTTGCCAACCTGCCGTACAACGTCGCAGTGCCCGTGGTGCTGCACCTCCTCGAGCACTTCGACAGCCTGCGCCACGGGCTCGTCATGGTCCAGGACGAGGTGGCCGACCGGCTCGCCGCGGCGCCCGGATCCAAGATCTACGGCGTGCCCAGCGTCAAGGCTGCCTGGTACGGCACGATGCGCAAGGCCGGCGTGATCGGCATGAACGTCTTCTGGCCGGCACCCAAGATCAGCTCAGGCCTCGTGGCCTTCGCGCGCACCGAGCCGCCCGCCACCACCGCGCGCCGCGAGGAGGTCTTCGCGGTCATCGACGCCGCGTTCGCCCAGCGTCGCAAGACCCTGCGGGCCGCGCTGTCCGGCTGGGCGGGCTCCGGAGCGGCCGCCGAGCGCATCCTGCGCGCCGCGGACGTGGACCCGCAGGCGAGGGGCGAGGTGCTCGGCGTCGCGGACTTCGCCCGGATCGCGGAGCAGAGGGACGTGCAGCAGGAGAACGCCGAGCAGGGCACGGTCCGCTAG
- a CDS encoding TatD family hydrolase: MCSAHPPLAYRWTDHDAAAGPAADGEPAPSSGRRARTDEEGRKRRLEYPPAPEPLPVPVVDNHTHLNFRDGLVEVGVKEALDAAAAVGVDRAVQVGCDLESSRFTVEALDADSRLLGAVALHPNDAPRYAARGELEAAYAEIERLAGHPRVRAIGETGLDYFRSQGDALAVQHDSFRWHIDLAKRLGKTLQIHDRDAHEDVVRILAEEGAPERVVFHCFSGDEELARICNENGWFLSFAGTFTFKNADNLRRALAVAEPSRVLVETDSPFLTPHPYRGRPNASYMVPYTVRSMAEVLGADLAGLCTRISANTEEAYGSWD; encoded by the coding sequence ATGTGCTCCGCCCACCCTCCGCTCGCCTACCGCTGGACCGACCACGACGCCGCCGCGGGCCCAGCCGCCGACGGCGAGCCCGCGCCGTCGTCCGGGCGCCGTGCGAGAACCGACGAGGAGGGGCGCAAGCGCCGCCTCGAGTACCCGCCCGCGCCCGAGCCGCTCCCCGTCCCCGTGGTGGACAACCACACCCACTTGAACTTCCGCGACGGGCTCGTCGAGGTCGGCGTGAAGGAAGCGCTCGACGCCGCCGCGGCCGTGGGCGTGGACCGCGCCGTCCAGGTGGGGTGCGATCTGGAGTCCTCCCGATTCACGGTCGAGGCGCTCGACGCGGACTCCCGGCTCCTCGGTGCCGTGGCCCTGCACCCCAACGATGCGCCACGCTACGCGGCCCGCGGGGAACTCGAGGCCGCCTACGCCGAGATCGAGCGGCTCGCGGGCCACCCGCGCGTGCGGGCGATTGGGGAGACGGGCCTGGACTACTTCCGCTCCCAGGGCGACGCGCTCGCGGTCCAGCACGACTCGTTCCGCTGGCACATCGACCTTGCCAAGCGCCTTGGCAAGACGCTGCAGATCCACGACCGTGACGCCCACGAGGACGTCGTGAGGATCCTGGCCGAGGAGGGGGCTCCCGAGCGCGTGGTGTTCCACTGCTTCTCCGGGGACGAGGAACTCGCCCGGATCTGCAACGAGAACGGCTGGTTCCTCTCCTTCGCGGGCACGTTCACGTTCAAGAACGCGGACAACCTGCGCCGGGCCCTTGCGGTCGCCGAGCCGAGCCGCGTGCTCGTCGAGACCGACTCGCCGTTCCTCACGCCGCACCCGTACCGAGGCCGCCCCAACGCGAGCTACATGGTCCCCTATACCGTCCGTTCGATGGCCGAGGTCCTCGGCGCGGACCTGGCCGGGCTCTGCACACGGATCTCGGCGAACACCGAGGAAGCGTACGGCTCCTGGGACTGA
- a CDS encoding HNH endonuclease yields the protein MTGGELIDRVQLLEHLSSAIAAEHARTAAAFSDLCHGRAGTSGEDTARERRARVRSVGGQIALARKAAPARGRRIVELSEILVHDMPHTHRALAQGTLTEDRAFTLVGATRPLTREDRADVDRRLCAEPARIAHLGDRALEDAARRAVEDVDAGAAAERIRRAEADRHVSLRRLPDAMAKVTAILPVTGAMAVREALKAAAEAAKAAGDPRALGQLAADTLVERTTGLADAGRVPLRISLVMTDRTLLAGDAEPAVLPGYGTVPADFARELIDRALAGPDGHPGSVRPEGTAPLKSRERIWLERLYTAPGAGQLIAMDSKARLFPAAMARFLRLRDHTCRTPYCDAPTQHIDHVVAAAQGGPTTIENGQCLCALCNLTKESPGWRHTTTDPGPTREVQAPPVTRRITDGRARSRPQPQPRARHRTARHTVETRTPTGHTYESTPPGLPGSADP from the coding sequence ATGACGGGCGGCGAGCTGATCGACCGGGTCCAGCTGCTCGAACACCTTTCCTCGGCCATCGCCGCGGAGCATGCACGCACGGCCGCTGCGTTCTCCGACCTGTGCCACGGTCGCGCCGGCACCTCCGGGGAGGACACCGCCCGTGAGCGGCGGGCGCGAGTTCGGTCCGTCGGCGGCCAGATCGCTCTTGCCCGCAAGGCAGCCCCCGCCCGCGGGCGGCGCATCGTCGAGCTCTCCGAGATCCTCGTCCACGACATGCCCCACACCCATCGCGCCCTCGCCCAAGGCACGCTCACCGAAGACCGCGCGTTCACCCTCGTCGGCGCCACCCGCCCACTCACCCGCGAGGACCGCGCCGACGTGGATCGCCGGCTCTGCGCCGAGCCCGCCCGCATCGCCCACCTCGGCGACCGCGCCCTCGAGGACGCCGCGCGCCGCGCCGTGGAGGACGTCGACGCTGGCGCCGCCGCCGAACGCATCCGCCGCGCCGAGGCGGACCGCCATGTCTCGCTCCGCCGCCTCCCCGACGCCATGGCCAAGGTCACCGCGATCCTTCCCGTCACCGGGGCCATGGCCGTCCGCGAAGCCCTCAAGGCCGCCGCAGAGGCTGCCAAGGCTGCCGGCGACCCGCGCGCCCTCGGCCAGCTCGCTGCCGATACCCTCGTGGAACGAACCACCGGGCTCGCCGACGCCGGCCGAGTCCCCCTGCGCATCTCGCTCGTCATGACCGACCGCACCCTCTTGGCCGGAGACGCAGAACCCGCCGTACTGCCCGGCTACGGCACCGTCCCAGCCGACTTCGCCCGCGAACTCATCGACCGTGCCCTCGCAGGACCAGATGGCCACCCCGGCAGCGTCAGGCCTGAAGGCACGGCGCCCCTCAAGTCCCGGGAGAGGATCTGGCTCGAACGGCTCTACACCGCCCCCGGCGCCGGCCAGCTCATCGCCATGGACTCCAAGGCCCGGCTCTTCCCGGCCGCCATGGCCCGCTTCCTCAGGCTCCGTGACCACACCTGCCGCACCCCCTACTGCGACGCCCCCACCCAGCACATCGACCACGTTGTCGCCGCAGCCCAGGGCGGACCTACCACCATCGAGAACGGCCAATGCCTCTGCGCACTCTGCAACCTCACCAAGGAATCCCCCGGCTGGCGGCACACGACCACCGACCCCGGCCCCACACGCGAGGTTCAGGCACCCCCGGTCACCAGACGGATCACCGACGGCCGCGCGCGCAGTCGCCCGCAGCCCCAGCCGCGCGCACGGCACAGAACCGCACGGCACACCGTCGAGACCAGGACCCCGACCGGGCACACCTACGAGTCCACGCCACCCGGTCTGCCCGGCTCAGCCGACCCGTAG
- a CDS encoding resuscitation-promoting factor, whose product MNRPSARRAARPAPSAPLSTRRSAVRIAGQAAIVAALALGTTAFVVNGKSVTLDVDGQATRVTTFASTVDEVVKSAAVEVGSADRVSPALGEGITDGAVVTVSRAKHVSVDLDGTQRSVDTTASDVAGLVGQLGLPAGSFASLDRSAHIESDAAPILISTPKDVTVVVDGTPVTRTTTAATVADLLTELGLTPGPADQVSAPRSAPIVANMALKVTRVDTSAAATTTEAIPFSSEKTDSADLTVGDTKVVQAGADGTVEKHYQLVTVDGREAQRTLVSQDITKAPVTEKVLVGTKPKAAAAPAGQNTGAAAPAVMNGAMWDKIAQCESSGNWAANTGNGYYGGLQFDISSWMANGGGQYAPNASLATREQQIAVANTYYAKAGLAPWGCRYVVGG is encoded by the coding sequence GTGAACCGACCCTCCGCGCGCCGCGCCGCCCGCCCCGCACCGTCAGCACCCCTCAGCACCCGCCGCTCTGCCGTGCGCATCGCCGGCCAGGCCGCCATCGTGGCCGCCCTCGCCCTCGGCACGACGGCGTTCGTGGTGAACGGCAAGAGCGTCACACTCGACGTGGATGGCCAGGCCACGAGGGTCACCACCTTCGCCTCGACGGTGGACGAGGTTGTGAAGAGCGCAGCAGTGGAGGTCGGCTCGGCGGACAGGGTCAGCCCGGCACTCGGCGAGGGCATCACGGACGGCGCGGTCGTCACGGTGAGCCGGGCCAAGCACGTCAGCGTGGACCTCGACGGCACCCAGCGGTCCGTCGACACGACCGCCTCCGACGTCGCCGGCCTCGTGGGCCAGCTCGGCCTCCCTGCAGGCTCCTTCGCCTCGCTCGACCGCTCGGCCCACATCGAGTCCGACGCCGCGCCGATCCTGATCTCCACGCCCAAGGACGTCACCGTCGTCGTCGACGGAACTCCGGTGACGCGCACGACGACGGCCGCCACCGTCGCGGACCTGCTCACCGAGCTGGGACTCACCCCTGGTCCGGCCGACCAGGTCTCCGCGCCGCGCAGCGCGCCGATCGTGGCCAACATGGCGCTCAAGGTCACCCGCGTGGACACCTCCGCGGCGGCGACCACTACCGAGGCCATCCCGTTCAGCAGCGAGAAGACCGACAGCGCGGACCTCACTGTCGGCGACACGAAGGTCGTGCAGGCGGGCGCTGACGGCACGGTCGAGAAGCACTACCAGCTCGTGACCGTGGACGGCCGTGAGGCGCAGCGCACCCTCGTCTCCCAGGACATCACCAAGGCCCCGGTCACGGAGAAGGTCCTGGTCGGCACGAAGCCCAAGGCGGCTGCCGCTCCGGCCGGCCAGAACACCGGTGCCGCCGCGCCTGCTGTCATGAACGGCGCCATGTGGGACAAGATCGCCCAATGCGAGTCGAGCGGCAACTGGGCTGCCAACACCGGCAACGGCTACTACGGCGGCCTCCAGTTCGACATCTCCTCGTGGATGGCCAACGGCGGCGGCCAGTACGCCCCCAATGCCTCGCTCGCCACCCGCGAGCAGCAGATCGCCGTGGCCAACACCTACTACGCGAAGGCCGGGCTCGCCCCGTGGGGCTGCCGCTACGTGGTGGGCGGCTGA